A single genomic interval of Zunongwangia sp. HGR-M22 harbors:
- a CDS encoding ribonucleoside-diphosphate reductase subunit alpha, with translation MTTNVETQPLIADEPKNKRLWWLNDESQQILNRGYLLKGETVKSAIERIANASAKRLYKPELAEAFIEMIERGWMSLSSPIWANMGTERGLPISCFNVYVPDNIEGITHKLGEVIMQTKIGGGTSGYFGELRGRGSAVTDNGKSSGATSFMKLFDTAMDTISQGGVRRGAFAAYLDIDHPDIKEFLEIKNIGNPIQNLFYGVCVPDYWMQEMIEGDSDKREIWAKVLESRQQKGLPYILFKDNINRFKPQVYKDKNRTIHSSNLCSEIALPSTEDESFICCLSSMNLELYDEWKDTEAVKLAIYFLDGVLQEFIAKTEGNHYLASANRFAKNHRALGLGAMGWHSYLQKNRIPFEGMRAKGLTHQIFEDISAKATKASRELATIYGESEILKGYGLRNTTLMAIAPTTSSSAILGQTSPGIEPFSSNYYKAGLAKGNFMRKNKYLKQLLEEKGLDNEDTWRSIMLNHGSVQHLETLTQEEKDIFKTFKEISQLEIIQQASVRQKFIDQAQSLNLNIPAGVPVRDVNQLMIEAWKLGVKTLYYQRSQSVSKEFVSNIVNCSSCEA, from the coding sequence ATGACAACGAACGTAGAAACTCAGCCTTTAATTGCCGACGAGCCAAAGAACAAAAGACTTTGGTGGCTAAATGATGAAAGTCAGCAAATTTTAAATCGAGGTTATTTATTAAAAGGAGAAACGGTAAAATCGGCTATAGAACGTATCGCCAATGCATCGGCCAAAAGATTATATAAGCCTGAATTAGCTGAAGCTTTTATTGAAATGATCGAGCGTGGTTGGATGAGTTTAAGTTCACCAATTTGGGCTAATATGGGTACCGAGCGTGGACTACCAATTTCTTGTTTTAATGTTTACGTTCCAGATAATATTGAAGGGATTACCCATAAGCTTGGAGAGGTGATTATGCAAACCAAAATTGGAGGAGGAACTTCTGGATATTTTGGCGAGTTACGTGGTCGTGGAAGTGCTGTTACTGATAATGGGAAGAGTAGTGGAGCAACAAGTTTTATGAAACTTTTTGACACTGCTATGGATACTATTTCTCAGGGTGGTGTGCGTCGTGGCGCTTTTGCTGCTTATTTGGATATAGACCATCCAGATATTAAAGAGTTTCTTGAAATTAAGAATATTGGTAATCCTATTCAGAATTTATTTTATGGCGTTTGCGTGCCAGATTACTGGATGCAGGAGATGATCGAAGGCGACTCTGATAAACGGGAAATCTGGGCTAAAGTTTTAGAAAGTCGCCAGCAAAAAGGTTTACCATATATTTTATTTAAAGACAATATTAACCGATTTAAGCCACAGGTTTATAAAGATAAAAACAGAACGATCCATTCTAGTAATCTTTGTTCTGAAATTGCTTTACCTTCTACAGAAGACGAATCATTCATCTGCTGCTTATCTTCGATGAACCTAGAGCTTTACGATGAGTGGAAAGATACTGAAGCGGTTAAGTTAGCGATCTATTTCTTAGACGGAGTACTTCAGGAATTTATCGCCAAAACTGAAGGAAATCATTATTTAGCATCAGCGAACAGATTCGCGAAAAATCACCGTGCGCTTGGATTAGGAGCGATGGGATGGCATTCGTACTTACAGAAAAATAGAATTCCTTTTGAAGGAATGCGAGCAAAAGGTTTAACGCACCAAATCTTTGAAGATATTAGTGCAAAGGCAACTAAGGCAAGTAGAGAATTAGCCACGATTTATGGGGAGTCAGAGATACTTAAAGGCTATGGTTTAAGAAATACTACCTTGATGGCTATTGCGCCAACCACTTCATCTTCGGCAATTTTAGGGCAAACATCACCGGGAATAGAACCTTTCAGTAGCAATTACTATAAAGCAGGACTTGCCAAAGGTAATTTCATGCGTAAGAATAAATACCTGAAGCAATTGTTGGAAGAAAAAGGTTTGGATAACGAAGATACCTGGAGAAGCATCATGCTAAATCATGGTAGTGTTCAACACCTGGAAACGTTAACTCAGGAAGAGAAAGATATCTTTAAAACCTTTAAAGAGATTAGTCAGTTAGAGATTATCCAGCAGGCATCGGTAAGACAAAAATTTATCGATCAAGCACAGAGTTTAAATCTAAATATTCCGGCAGGAGTTCCAGTAAGAGATGTAAACCAGTTAATGATCGAGGCCTGGAAGTTAGGAGTAAAAACTTTATATTATCAAAGAAGCCAAAGTGTATCTAAAGAATTTGTATCGAATATCGTGAATTGTTCAAGCTGTGAAGCTTAA
- a CDS encoding ribonucleotide-diphosphate reductase subunit beta, producing MSIFDKRLNYKPFEYPGVLDFTDAINQSFWVHSEVDFTGDIQDFHTYLNEGEKDVVKKSLLAIAQIEVAVKSFWGDLYKHLPKPEFNGLGSTFAECEFRHSQAYSRLLEVLGYNNEFAKVVEVPAIKKRIEYLSEALEHTNAEDPREYVSSLILFSILIENVSLFSQFAIVLSFNRFKGVMKNVSNIIAWTSVDEQIHANAGIYIINQIREEYPDYFDEEMIQKLNNIVKTSIEVEGEILDWIFENGELENIDKKNLMDFMKFRLDDSLKSIGLPKLYNISSAEYQPMLWFEEEVFANSLDDFFARRPVDYTKHDKSITASDLF from the coding sequence ATGAGTATTTTTGATAAGCGGCTAAATTATAAGCCTTTCGAGTATCCTGGAGTTTTAGATTTTACAGATGCTATTAATCAGTCGTTTTGGGTACATTCTGAAGTCGATTTTACTGGCGATATTCAGGATTTCCACACGTATCTTAATGAAGGAGAAAAAGATGTAGTTAAGAAGAGTTTGTTGGCGATCGCGCAAATAGAAGTTGCTGTAAAATCCTTTTGGGGAGATCTATATAAGCATTTACCAAAACCAGAATTTAATGGATTAGGAAGTACTTTTGCTGAATGTGAATTTAGACATTCGCAGGCGTATTCAAGACTTTTGGAAGTTCTGGGATACAATAATGAGTTTGCAAAAGTTGTAGAAGTTCCTGCTATCAAAAAAAGAATTGAATATTTATCTGAAGCATTAGAACATACAAATGCAGAAGATCCTAGAGAATATGTGTCTTCATTAATATTGTTTTCAATTTTAATCGAAAATGTATCGCTGTTTAGTCAGTTTGCCATCGTACTTTCTTTCAACCGCTTTAAAGGCGTTATGAAAAATGTGAGTAATATTATCGCATGGACTTCAGTAGACGAGCAAATTCATGCCAACGCCGGGATTTATATCATTAATCAAATTCGTGAAGAATATCCAGATTACTTCGACGAAGAAATGATTCAGAAATTAAATAATATCGTTAAAACTTCTATTGAAGTTGAAGGCGAGATTCTAGATTGGATTTTCGAAAACGGAGAATTAGAAAATATCGATAAAAAGAATCTAATGGATTTTATGAAATTCCGTTTAGATGATAGCTTAAAAAGTATCGGACTTCCAAAATTATACAATATCTCTTCTGCAGAATATCAGCCAATGCTTTGGTTTGAAGAAGAAGTTTTTGCCAATAGTTTAGACGATTTCTTTGCTAGACGCCCTGTAGATTATACCAAGCACGATAAAAGTATTACTGCATCAGACCTGTTTTAA
- a CDS encoding alkaline phosphatase family protein, translated as MKTSLKIIFLALLLFTQFCRGQQEDKVIIITLDGLRWQELFGGADSLFINNEAFVDHIGGLNNLFWAETAQKRRKLLFPFFWSHVEEKGVILGNRWENNKVNLTNTMVFSYPGYNEILTGKADDARINSNKKNYNPNKTILEIANNSRRFKQKVMAFGSWDVFPFILNEKRSGIPVNAGYRSSLSKHPSEKALFLDKIQQETPKRWGGVRFDVFTHNYAMEALRHDKPDLLYIAYGETDDFAHDGRYDDYLKSANRTDKMIQEIWEYVNIDPYYKDKTSILITTDHGRGTGTGKNDTWRGHGEEIIGANQTWIIAFGSKIKARGELKSKEQYFTSQFAPTIAKILELDLNSEAEELPILK; from the coding sequence ATGAAAACAAGTTTAAAAATTATATTCTTAGCCTTATTATTATTTACGCAGTTTTGCCGAGGGCAACAGGAAGATAAGGTTATTATTATCACTTTGGATGGTTTGCGCTGGCAGGAGTTATTTGGTGGTGCTGATTCTCTATTTATAAATAATGAAGCATTTGTAGACCATATTGGTGGTTTGAATAATCTTTTTTGGGCTGAAACGGCTCAGAAGAGAAGAAAATTACTATTTCCATTTTTCTGGAGCCATGTTGAAGAAAAAGGTGTAATTCTTGGTAACCGTTGGGAAAATAACAAAGTAAACTTAACTAATACTATGGTTTTTTCGTATCCTGGTTATAATGAAATATTAACTGGGAAAGCCGATGATGCGCGTATCAATAGCAACAAAAAAAATTATAATCCAAATAAAACCATTTTAGAAATAGCAAATAACAGCAGGCGTTTTAAGCAAAAAGTTATGGCATTTGGAAGTTGGGATGTTTTCCCGTTTATCCTGAATGAAAAACGGAGTGGTATTCCTGTAAATGCAGGATATCGATCTTCTTTATCCAAACATCCCTCAGAAAAAGCTTTGTTTTTAGATAAAATTCAGCAGGAGACACCAAAACGCTGGGGCGGTGTAAGATTTGATGTTTTTACCCATAATTATGCGATGGAAGCATTACGTCACGACAAACCCGACCTCTTGTATATCGCTTATGGCGAAACCGACGATTTTGCGCATGATGGCCGTTATGACGATTATTTAAAATCTGCTAACCGGACAGATAAAATGATCCAAGAAATATGGGAATATGTAAATATCGATCCTTACTATAAAGACAAAACAAGTATTTTGATCACAACAGATCATGGTCGCGGTACCGGAACTGGTAAAAATGATACCTGGCGAGGGCACGGTGAGGAAATTATTGGAGCTAATCAGACCTGGATTATTGCTTTTGGATCTAAAATTAAAGCACGTGGAGAATTAAAAAGTAAAGAGCAATATTTCACTTCGCAGTTTGCACCAACTATTGCAAAAATTTTAGAACTAGATTTAAATAGTGAAGCAGAAGAATTGCCCATATTAAAATAG
- a CDS encoding ATP-binding cassette domain-containing protein, which translates to MAKSSISPWKKLFHLLQLERRDILNVLYYAIFAGLIGLTVPLGIQAIINLIQGAQVSTSWILLTGLVTTGVAFVGVLQVLQLDLVEIIQEKVFARISFEFIYRFPKMRVRELENYYPPELANRFFDVLTLQKGLQKLLLEFPAAVIQIIFGLLLLSFYHPFFIGFSLLLLVLIFVIFKFTLTKALKSSIMESKKKYHVAFWIQQVAGNFRVFKTFPDEYEQNKNDKLVTKYLDERQNHFNTVKNQFKLMVGFKVIVTLGLLLIGGLLVLNQQMNIGQFVAAEIIIVMVINSVEKIGFSLETIYDMVTAVEKLDEVISKKLDRKTGINGNDVKLFPIKIEGLHIEKTVVPDLVINRGDKINLVGSEVVINDFFHYLSGMKKTDEGRIYLDKQEIANINIDKYRDKIGLLFNTDSIFEGTIWENLTLSNPNMSSDRVYDMLEDFKIIDHINKLPESLNTYIFSGSSKIGAKTAKKICLIRELLKQPEILMIEKGFILSNSDLQALIKCANRENTSIFLADDKEQIEDFEPLYLKRK; encoded by the coding sequence ATGGCCAAAAGTTCAATTTCTCCCTGGAAGAAATTATTTCATCTTCTTCAATTGGAAAGGCGTGATATTCTAAATGTTTTGTACTACGCCATATTTGCCGGGCTTATAGGACTTACAGTACCTTTGGGAATTCAAGCGATTATTAATTTAATCCAAGGAGCCCAGGTTTCAACCTCATGGATTTTACTTACTGGCTTGGTGACTACCGGTGTTGCTTTTGTAGGGGTCTTGCAGGTTCTTCAATTAGATTTGGTTGAAATTATACAGGAGAAAGTCTTTGCTAGAATTTCTTTCGAGTTTATTTATAGATTTCCTAAAATGCGGGTTAGAGAATTAGAGAACTACTACCCCCCAGAACTTGCCAATCGCTTTTTTGATGTCTTGACTCTGCAAAAAGGACTTCAGAAATTATTATTAGAATTTCCCGCTGCGGTTATTCAAATTATATTCGGTCTTTTACTGCTATCCTTTTACCATCCTTTTTTTATCGGTTTTAGTTTATTGCTACTTGTATTAATTTTTGTGATTTTTAAATTCACTCTCACAAAAGCTTTAAAAAGTAGTATTATGGAATCCAAAAAGAAATATCACGTAGCTTTTTGGATACAACAGGTAGCCGGTAATTTTAGAGTTTTTAAAACTTTTCCAGACGAATACGAGCAAAATAAAAACGACAAACTCGTTACCAAATATTTAGACGAAAGACAAAATCACTTTAATACCGTAAAAAATCAGTTTAAACTAATGGTAGGTTTTAAGGTAATTGTAACCTTAGGATTACTACTAATTGGGGGGTTATTAGTCTTAAATCAACAAATGAATATTGGACAATTTGTAGCCGCAGAAATTATAATTGTGATGGTCATCAATTCAGTTGAAAAAATTGGGTTTAGTTTAGAAACCATTTACGATATGGTAACTGCTGTAGAAAAATTGGACGAAGTAATTTCTAAAAAATTAGATCGTAAAACAGGAATTAATGGAAACGATGTAAAACTTTTTCCTATTAAGATTGAAGGTCTTCATATAGAAAAAACTGTGGTTCCAGATCTTGTAATCAATAGAGGCGACAAGATTAACCTTGTAGGATCTGAAGTGGTTATAAATGATTTCTTCCACTACCTCTCTGGAATGAAGAAAACCGATGAAGGCCGAATTTATCTTGACAAACAAGAAATAGCAAATATCAATATAGATAAATATCGAGATAAAATTGGATTGCTATTTAATACTGATAGTATTTTTGAAGGAACCATCTGGGAAAACCTTACCTTAAGCAATCCTAATATGAGTTCAGATCGTGTTTATGATATGCTAGAAGATTTTAAAATTATCGATCACATTAATAAGCTTCCCGAATCTTTAAACACCTACATTTTTTCAGGAAGTAGTAAAATAGGCGCTAAAACAGCAAAAAAAATATGCTTAATTCGTGAATTACTCAAACAACCAGAAATCTTGATGATAGAGAAAGGATTTATACTTTCTAATAGTGATTTACAAGCATTAATTAAATGCGCAAATAGAGAAAATACCAGTATATTTCTTGCAGACGACAAAGAGCAAATTGAAGATTTCGAACCGCTTTATTTAAAAAGAAAATAA
- a CDS encoding HlyD family secretion protein — protein MINLSNTKLGGKVKFEDFNAFSLIVKRSHHKLLSRILLGTFVFLLILLFFPWTQTISSKGYVTTLKPDQRPQTLQSPIPGQIQKWYVQEGDFVKKGDTILHITEVKNEYFDPLLVERTGNQLTSKSGSLESYGQKIEALQRQMQAIQRERELKLEQTRNKRKQADLKINSDSISLEAAKVNLSIAERQYKRTAELYEEGLKSRLDLETKQSKFQESQAKVIDLENKLLSSKNQLLNAIMEVNRIEANYIDKINKIEGEISTANSSRFDAEAQVSKLENSLSNYQIRKNLLYIRAPQDGYINRALKQGIGETFKEGEKLVTIMPSNIDIAVETYVEPIDLPLLNIGDHVRVQFDGWPAIVFSGWPNASFGTYGAKVVAIENFISDNGKYRILLTPDLKERDKHQWPEALRVGSGARTLALLEDVPIWYELWRKLNGFPPNYYTSAEKQTDGKKSDSKDSKK, from the coding sequence ATGATCAATCTTTCTAATACAAAATTAGGCGGAAAAGTAAAGTTCGAAGACTTTAATGCTTTTTCGCTGATCGTGAAAAGAAGTCACCATAAGCTTCTTTCTAGGATTTTGTTAGGAACTTTTGTGTTTTTACTCATATTACTATTTTTCCCCTGGACGCAAACCATAAGTAGTAAAGGTTACGTAACTACATTGAAGCCCGATCAAAGACCCCAAACCCTGCAATCACCTATTCCGGGACAGATACAAAAATGGTATGTTCAGGAAGGTGACTTTGTTAAGAAAGGAGATACGATTCTTCATATTACAGAAGTAAAAAATGAATATTTCGATCCTCTTTTAGTTGAAAGAACAGGCAATCAATTAACCTCCAAAAGTGGATCTTTAGAATCTTATGGTCAAAAAATTGAAGCGCTACAAAGGCAAATGCAGGCTATTCAGCGTGAAAGAGAATTAAAACTAGAACAAACCAGAAATAAGAGAAAGCAGGCAGATCTTAAAATAAATAGTGACAGTATTTCTTTAGAAGCAGCCAAAGTAAACCTAAGCATTGCCGAAAGACAATACAAACGTACAGCTGAATTATATGAAGAGGGTTTAAAGTCTAGGTTAGATCTAGAAACAAAGCAATCCAAATTTCAAGAATCGCAGGCCAAAGTTATCGATCTCGAAAACAAATTGCTAAGTAGCAAAAATCAGCTATTAAATGCTATAATGGAAGTTAATCGTATTGAAGCCAATTATATCGATAAAATTAATAAAATTGAAGGTGAAATTTCTACGGCTAACTCATCCAGATTCGACGCTGAAGCACAAGTCTCAAAACTAGAAAATTCGCTTTCAAATTATCAAATAAGAAAAAATTTATTGTACATACGTGCGCCTCAGGATGGCTATATAAACCGGGCTCTAAAACAAGGTATTGGCGAGACTTTTAAAGAAGGTGAAAAACTGGTTACTATTATGCCTTCAAATATAGATATCGCGGTAGAAACTTATGTAGAGCCTATAGATTTGCCATTGCTTAATATCGGCGATCATGTAAGAGTACAATTTGATGGCTGGCCTGCGATCGTGTTCAGCGGTTGGCCGAACGCATCTTTTGGTACTTATGGTGCAAAAGTAGTAGCTATAGAAAATTTTATAAGCGATAATGGTAAATATCGAATTCTACTAACTCCAGATCTTAAAGAAAGGGATAAACATCAATGGCCAGAAGCTTTACGTGTAGGTTCTGGTGCAAGAACCTTAGCTTTATTAGAAGATGTGCCAATATGGTACGAACTGTGGCGAAAATTAAATGGATTTCCTCCTAATTATTATACCAGCGCAGAAAAACAAACAGACGGAAAGAAAAGTGATTCCAAAGATTCTAAAAAGTAA
- a CDS encoding TolC family protein: MRKLICLFCFAVFSNFSAEAQESEIFTLEEFLAMVKRYHPIVAQANLDLSAAEAKLLKSRGAFDPKLEGGVKEKNFKGTEYYSLWKGTFKIPTWYGIDLKAGYEQNEGYYLNPENTTPDDGLWSAGVNIRLAQGLLYNERMNNLKLAKIFQQQSQVERNIQINQVLADATKAYADWVYYYQNTSVYEEFLENAFIRFEGIATSSRLGETPAIDTVETMITVRKRRLDKKQAELKLQKAKLALSNYLWIEDIPIELDDRLRPLPESLNFSEALGIESLLGNAKEVDDHPKIQSLEFDLEAYDLDIRLRRNQLLPKIDVEYNFLSEEIDDADYINVNNYKAGVKVSFPLFLRKERGNLKLAKVKREQAEFKIAESQWKLSNKIRATEREILSLQEQAVIASEIVTESQIMVAAEKRLFEMGESSIFYINTRENKLIDAILKRNKIDNELNLAIAKLFETLRIEYEND; encoded by the coding sequence ATGCGAAAGTTAATTTGTCTATTTTGCTTTGCAGTTTTCAGTAATTTCTCTGCGGAAGCCCAAGAATCGGAAATCTTTACGCTTGAAGAGTTTCTGGCTATGGTAAAGCGCTATCATCCTATTGTGGCTCAAGCTAATCTAGATTTATCTGCCGCAGAGGCAAAATTATTGAAATCTCGCGGTGCTTTTGATCCTAAACTTGAAGGAGGCGTAAAAGAGAAAAACTTTAAAGGAACTGAATATTATTCTTTATGGAAAGGAACTTTTAAAATTCCAACCTGGTATGGTATCGATCTAAAAGCTGGATACGAACAAAATGAAGGCTATTACTTAAATCCAGAAAATACCACGCCAGATGATGGTCTTTGGAGTGCCGGTGTAAATATTAGGCTTGCGCAGGGTTTGCTTTACAATGAAAGAATGAATAATCTTAAACTCGCTAAAATCTTTCAGCAACAATCACAGGTAGAAAGGAATATCCAGATAAACCAGGTACTTGCAGATGCGACAAAAGCTTACGCAGATTGGGTTTATTACTACCAAAATACTTCAGTCTATGAGGAGTTTTTGGAGAATGCATTTATAAGATTTGAAGGCATTGCAACCTCTAGCAGACTGGGTGAAACTCCTGCCATCGATACGGTAGAAACGATGATAACCGTTAGGAAAAGAAGGTTGGATAAAAAGCAGGCCGAGCTTAAATTGCAAAAAGCAAAATTAGCTTTGAGTAACTATCTTTGGATAGAAGATATACCAATCGAGTTAGACGATCGATTGAGACCTCTACCAGAGAGCTTAAATTTTTCGGAAGCCTTGGGCATTGAAAGTTTATTAGGAAATGCTAAAGAAGTTGATGACCATCCTAAAATACAATCGCTCGAGTTCGATTTAGAAGCCTACGATCTTGATATTAGGTTGCGAAGAAATCAACTTTTGCCTAAAATAGATGTGGAATATAATTTTCTTTCCGAAGAAATAGATGATGCAGATTACATCAATGTAAATAATTATAAAGCTGGTGTAAAAGTAAGTTTCCCTTTATTCCTACGGAAAGAACGTGGCAATCTTAAACTGGCTAAAGTAAAAAGAGAGCAGGCAGAATTTAAAATAGCTGAAAGTCAATGGAAACTAAGTAACAAAATAAGAGCTACTGAGCGAGAAATTCTTAGTTTACAGGAACAGGCCGTAATTGCTTCAGAAATTGTGACCGAAAGCCAGATCATGGTAGCAGCAGAAAAACGACTTTTTGAAATGGGCGAAAGTTCAATTTTCTATATCAATACAAGAGAAAATAAATTGATCGATGCTATTTTAAAAAGAAATAAAATAGACAATGAACTAAATCTAGCTATTGCCAAATTATTCGAAACACTTAGGATCGAATATGAGAATGATTGA
- a CDS encoding purine-cytosine permease family protein, whose translation MSQAHIEEEILTEEISGEFERERVPESKLKSWKSFLGMYAGEHAAGTEFVIGPLFLTTGVSAFDLIIGLLLGNLMAVLSWRFLTAEIGTKFRYTLYYHLEKICGKRLVTVYNLANGILFCFLAGAMITVSATAVGVPFDMEMPKLTDTMPNSATWVIIVLAIGAVISVIAAKGYNTVAKAANWMSPIIVAAFVICGIVSLVNLDVHSFSDFWNIWGEGSEPFPGQIKYTFWHVFLWSWFANAAMHIGMSDLSVFRFAKKPSAGWTTAAGIYIGHYIAWIAAALLYAVYLKSPEAQAISASGEAPSVAPGPLAYNAIGVFGIIAVVLAGWTTANPTIYRAGLAFQAIIPKVSTAWVTIIAGTVATVAGLFPAFAMKLLGFVALYGFILAPIGAIIVFEYFFGKKFGIQSFYAEKSGTKFNQAVFWAWVISFCVFYFISVQFDVFLSFVTLPAWLLCGVLYLVFSKMMQKKPITT comes from the coding sequence ATGAGTCAGGCACACATAGAAGAAGAAATATTAACCGAAGAAATTTCGGGAGAATTCGAGCGTGAACGCGTACCAGAATCCAAATTAAAAAGCTGGAAAAGTTTTCTAGGAATGTATGCCGGAGAGCACGCGGCAGGAACCGAGTTTGTGATCGGGCCACTTTTTTTGACTACCGGAGTTAGTGCTTTCGACTTAATTATTGGATTATTGCTAGGAAATTTAATGGCGGTTTTGAGCTGGCGTTTTTTAACGGCTGAAATAGGCACAAAGTTTCGATATACTCTTTATTACCATTTAGAAAAAATCTGCGGAAAACGACTTGTTACAGTTTACAATTTGGCCAATGGAATTCTATTCTGCTTCTTGGCCGGAGCGATGATCACGGTTTCTGCTACGGCAGTTGGTGTTCCATTCGATATGGAGATGCCAAAACTCACCGATACAATGCCCAATAGTGCTACTTGGGTAATTATCGTATTGGCAATCGGAGCGGTAATTTCTGTGATCGCGGCCAAAGGTTATAATACCGTAGCAAAAGCTGCCAATTGGATGAGTCCGATTATCGTAGCTGCTTTTGTGATCTGCGGAATTGTTTCTTTAGTGAATTTAGATGTGCATAGTTTCTCTGATTTTTGGAATATTTGGGGCGAAGGAAGCGAACCTTTCCCCGGGCAGATTAAATATACGTTTTGGCACGTATTCTTATGGTCTTGGTTTGCCAACGCGGCAATGCATATTGGGATGTCGGACTTATCGGTTTTCCGTTTTGCGAAAAAACCAAGTGCAGGATGGACCACCGCTGCCGGTATATATATTGGTCATTATATTGCTTGGATTGCTGCAGCATTATTGTATGCGGTATATTTAAAATCTCCGGAAGCTCAGGCTATATCGGCAAGCGGTGAAGCACCATCTGTTGCGCCGGGTCCATTAGCGTATAATGCAATTGGAGTCTTCGGAATTATTGCAGTCGTTTTAGCAGGTTGGACTACCGCAAACCCTACAATCTATCGTGCTGGTTTAGCTTTTCAGGCCATCATCCCTAAAGTTTCAACCGCCTGGGTGACGATTATCGCAGGAACCGTGGCCACTGTTGCAGGATTATTCCCTGCCTTTGCAATGAAACTATTAGGTTTTGTAGCGCTCTACGGGTTTATATTAGCACCTATAGGCGCCATTATTGTCTTTGAATATTTCTTCGGAAAAAAGTTCGGTATACAATCTTTCTACGCTGAAAAGTCTGGAACTAAATTTAATCAGGCGGTATTTTGGGCTTGGGTAATTAGCTTCTGTGTTTTTTACTTTATTTCGGTTCAATTTGATGTTTTCTTATCATTCGTAACCCTTCCCGCTTGGCTGTTGTGTGGAGTTTTGTATTTGGTTTTTAGCAAGATGATGCAGAAGAAGCCTATCACCACTTAG
- a CDS encoding alpha-hydroxy acid oxidase has translation MAFPFNTEYPSIESLRERAQKRMPRFAFEYLDGGCNENINIRRNTDEIREIQLKPRYLKNYSKSRLETELFGIKYDAPFGISPIGLQGLMWPNAPEILAKASLKHNIPFCLSTVTSTSIERASELTEGRAWFQLYHPTEDWLRDDILKRAEAAEVPVLVILCDVPTFGYRPKEIRNGLAMPPQMNFRNVLQVMGKPVWAMQTLKHGAPNFATMKIYMEKGMSIKQLGAWMNATFSGRLNEEKIKPLRDLWKGKLVLKGVVSDEDAEEAIRLGFDGIIVSNHGGRQLDAGESTIKPLSHIAEKYKDRITVMMDSGIRSGPDIARVMSSGADFSFLGRSFMYGVGALGEEGGDHTIAMLKMQLQQVLEQVCCEKVTDLPKYLVKE, from the coding sequence ATGGCCTTTCCATTTAACACCGAATATCCGTCCATCGAATCGCTTCGTGAGCGTGCCCAAAAGCGTATGCCGCGTTTTGCATTCGAATATCTAGACGGAGGCTGTAATGAAAATATTAATATTCGAAGAAATACAGATGAAATTCGTGAAATTCAGTTAAAACCCAGATACCTTAAAAATTACAGTAAATCGAGATTAGAAACTGAATTGTTTGGTATAAAATACGATGCGCCTTTCGGGATTTCACCCATTGGTTTGCAGGGTTTAATGTGGCCAAACGCGCCTGAAATTTTAGCCAAAGCGTCGCTCAAACATAACATTCCGTTTTGTTTGAGTACGGTAACTTCTACCAGCATTGAACGCGCGAGTGAACTTACTGAAGGTCGTGCTTGGTTTCAGTTATACCATCCTACCGAAGATTGGCTGCGTGATGATATTTTGAAACGTGCTGAAGCGGCTGAAGTTCCGGTTCTGGTCATTTTATGTGATGTGCCCACTTTTGGGTATCGTCCAAAAGAGATTAGAAACGGACTCGCAATGCCACCGCAAATGAATTTTAGAAATGTATTGCAGGTAATGGGAAAACCCGTCTGGGCAATGCAAACGCTAAAACACGGCGCTCCAAATTTCGCAACAATGAAAATATATATGGAAAAAGGAATGAGCATTAAACAGCTTGGCGCTTGGATGAATGCTACTTTTTCCGGAAGATTGAATGAAGAAAAAATTAAACCACTCCGCGATCTGTGGAAAGGTAAATTAGTACTGAAAGGTGTCGTTTCTGATGAAGATGCTGAAGAAGCCATTCGTTTAGGTTTCGACGGAATCATTGTTTCTAACCACGGCGGTCGCCAATTAGATGCAGGCGAATCGACTATCAAACCCTTATCACATATTGCTGAAAAATACAAAGATCGAATTACGGTAATGATGGATAGCGGTATACGCTCAGGTCCGGATATTGCTCGCGTGATGAGTAGCGGAGCAGATTTTAGCTTTTTAGGCCGATCGTTTATGTACGGCGTGGGCGCTTTGGGTGAAGAAGGTGGCGACCATACCATCGCTATGCTGAAAATGCAGTTGCAACAAGTTTTAGAACAAGTTTGTTGCGAAAAAGTAACCGATTTACCGAAATATTTAGTGAAGGAATGA